ACTCGAGGGCCACGATGATTGATGCCTTTAGTTATAGTTTTTTCCAGCGCGCACTTGCAGCTGGTGTTATATCGGGTGTTCTTTGCGGTATTCTATCGATTTATATTATCGCTCGGCGCATGGCTTTTATTGGCCAGGGGATATCACACGCTGCTTTTGGGGGGGTAGCATTAGGTCTATTTTTTGGAATAAACCCACTTACACCTGCGGCGTTATTTGCTATTGCCATGGCTTTTGGAATTAATTTTTTCTCAAAACACGGAAGAGTTAGCCGCGATACAATCATCGGGATATTGCTTTCAAGTTCGATGGCGATTGGCGCCATATTGATTGCATTATCAAAAAACTATTCAGGCTCGATTTCGAGTTACCTTTTCGGTAGCATTCTTTCTGTCGGCAAAGCGGAATTATGGTATCTTATTGTTGTAACCTTTATCTGTCTTGTGTTTGTTGGCATTTTTTTCAAAGAGCTAAAATTCATAGCATTCGATGAGCGTATGGCGGGGCTCTATGGTATCCATAAAGACGCAATACAGCTAGGGCTTCTTGTAGGTATAGCTTTGGCGGTAATAGCAGCTATTCAGGTTCTAGGGATAATTCTTGTGAACGCCTTTTTAATAATCCCAGGAGCCATCGCTGTGATGCTATGTAGAAAATATAATTCATTGTTTTGGGTTGCACCTACGATTGGTGCAGTTTCGGCATTGATAGGTCTTGTAATCTCGTTCTTACTCAATATCCCCTCCGGTGCGGCAATAGTCC
This bacterium DNA region includes the following protein-coding sequences:
- a CDS encoding metal ABC transporter permease — encoded protein: MIDAFSYSFFQRALAAGVISGVLCGILSIYIIARRMAFIGQGISHAAFGGVALGLFFGINPLTPAALFAIAMAFGINFFSKHGRVSRDTIIGILLSSSMAIGAILIALSKNYSGSISSYLFGSILSVGKAELWYLIVVTFICLVFVGIFFKELKFIAFDERMAGLYGIHKDAIQLGLLVGIALAVIAAIQVLGIILVNAFLIIPGAIAVMLCRKYNSLFWVAPTIGAVSALIGLVISFLLNIPSGAAIVLLLAIAFVVVFTIKKYSGAKV